One window of the Spea bombifrons isolate aSpeBom1 chromosome 8, aSpeBom1.2.pri, whole genome shotgun sequence genome contains the following:
- the SPINT2 gene encoding kunitz-type protease inhibitor 2 codes for MARALGLRGAAVMATWMCGLFLLLGPLALGDPSESCSGFQLVPGFGMEDPEAPVQGVKLLSSLEVDSDEECYKRCCATPQCDLAVLRGPGSQCHLLKCSFIGFDMCQLKEIEGARSYRRVNVGAAPSQTDFCLPAAKTGRCRASFPRWWYDAESQTCKSFTYGGCEGNLNNHGSEEDCATKCSGIKAVEQSSDVTPGERPVEADSLQGSEPEPPKVQASRSRSFSEYCTEPKFTGPCRASFQRWYFDSEAGTCNKFVFGGCKPNKNNHLTEADCVQTCVDGQNDATVHHRSAAAVALPILLAVMAGILLVAMIMFFVKVAKKNRHDSSFRAMWNPIDDKEYLVNNAYTL; via the exons ATGGCGCGCGCGCTCGGCCTCCGCGGAGCTGCTGTCATGGCTACCTGGATGTGCGGGCTGTTTCTTCTGCTGGGTCCTTTGGCTCTCGGGGATCCCAGCGAGTCGTGCAGCGGGTTCCAGTTGGTACCCGGGTTCGGGATGGAGGACCCTGAAGCCCCTGTTCAGGGGGTGAAGTTGCTGAGTTCCCTGGAAGTGGATTCGGATGAGGAGTGCTACAAGCGATGCTGCGCCACCCCTCAGTGTGATCTAGCAGTGCTGAGGGGCCCCGGGAGCCAGTGCCACCTTCTCAAGTGCTCCTTCATTGGCTTCGACATGTGTCAGCTGAAGGAGATCGAAGGAGCCAGAAGCTACCGCAGGGTCAACGTTGGGGCCGCACCAAGCCAGACTG ACTTCTGCTTGCCAGCCGCCAAGACCGGGCGCTGCCGGGCTTCCTTCCCGCGGTGGTGGTACGATGCCGAGAGCCAGACGTGCAAAAGTTTCACCTACGGCGGCTGCGAAGGGAACCTGAACAACCACGGCAGCGAGGAGGACTGCGCGACCAAGTGCAGCGGGATAAAAG cgGTGGAGCAGTCCAGCGACGTGACGCCCGGCGAGCGCCCCGTGGAAGCCGATTCCCTCCAAG GTTCTGAGCCGGAGCCCCCAAAAGTCCAAGCGTCCAGGAGTCGAAGCTTTAGCG AGTACTGCACCGAGCCCAAGTTCACGGGGCCGTGCCGGGCGTCCTTCCAGCGTTGGTACTTTGACAGCGAAGCCGGAACGTGCAACAAGTTCGTCTTCGGAGGATGCAAGCCAAACAAAAACAACCACCTCACCGAGGCCGACTGCGTCCAGACCTGCGTTG ACGGCCAGAATGACGCCACCGTCCATCACCGCTCGGCTGCAG CCGTCGCTCTGCCCATCCTGCTCGCCGTCATGGCCGGCATCCTGCTCGTCGCGATGATCATGTTCTTCGTGAAGGTGGCAAAGAAGAACCGCCACGACTCGAGCTTCCGAGCCATGTGGAACCCCATCGACGATAAGGAGTATCTGGTGAACAACGCCTACACCTTATGA